A DNA window from Aminipila luticellarii contains the following coding sequences:
- the spoVG gene encoding septation regulator SpoVG, whose translation MNITDVRVRKVNDDGKMKAVVSVTFDDEFVVHDIKIIEGQNGLFIAMPSRKMGEGDFRDIAHPLISETRNKIKDAIFAEYEKVLEEKVDVAPAE comes from the coding sequence TTGAATATTACTGATGTAAGGGTTCGTAAGGTTAATGATGATGGAAAGATGAAGGCCGTTGTTTCTGTTACCTTTGATGATGAGTTCGTGGTGCATGATATCAAAATCATTGAGGGCCAAAACGGATTATTTATTGCAATGCCTAGCAGAAAGATGGGTGAAGGGGACTTTAGAGATATTGCCCATCCACTTATTTCGGAAACCAGAAACAAAATCAAAGACGCAATCTTTGCCGAATATGAAAAAGTTCTGGAAGAAAAAGTTGACGTTGCGCCTGCAGAGTAG
- the murC gene encoding UDP-N-acetylmuramate--L-alanine ligase: MINLSDYNHIHCIGIGGIGLSAIAEILLNRGYTVSGSDMKESEITDRLIKKGAHIFLGQREKNVDGADLVVYSSAVTQDNPEMVRAAELNIPAVTRATILGVLMSEYKNSIAVSGTHGKTTTTSMISLILEHAQKDPTILVGGNLSEIGGNVKVGKSEFFITEACEYMDSFLHLKPKIEIILNIDSDHLDYFKDIDHIVSSFKKFADLVGEDGMIVAYEANPFVNGIIKDLPNAVTFGYNENCTYYVTDVAFNSFGMPQFYVNHEGNRLCTIQLSIPGEHNILNALASFACCHSLGVDIDDIVSTLESYTGTQRRFDIIGITSDNIQIVDDYAHHPTEIKATLAAAQNIPHKDLWCLFQPHTYTRTLALFDEFAESFDKADKIVMTEIYAAREKNVYKISSKELVSEIKRLHPTKDVYYFSDFDEIANFVINNAQSGDLVITMGAGDIYKVAEIILEKDRRR, translated from the coding sequence GTGATAAATTTATCTGATTATAATCATATACATTGCATAGGAATCGGCGGTATCGGCCTGAGTGCCATTGCTGAGATTTTATTAAATAGAGGGTATACTGTTTCAGGATCTGATATGAAAGAAAGCGAAATAACAGATCGGCTGATTAAAAAGGGTGCCCATATTTTTTTGGGGCAACGGGAAAAAAATGTGGATGGCGCAGATTTAGTCGTGTATTCTTCGGCAGTCACCCAGGATAATCCCGAGATGGTGAGAGCTGCAGAATTGAATATTCCTGCGGTGACCAGAGCCACCATATTGGGCGTGCTTATGTCGGAATATAAAAACAGCATTGCCGTATCTGGAACCCATGGAAAGACGACTACTACATCCATGATCTCATTGATATTGGAACATGCACAAAAGGATCCAACTATTCTGGTAGGAGGAAATTTATCCGAAATCGGCGGCAACGTAAAAGTGGGAAAAAGTGAATTTTTCATTACGGAAGCATGCGAATATATGGACAGTTTTCTCCATTTAAAACCGAAAATTGAGATTATACTTAATATAGATTCAGACCATTTAGATTACTTTAAGGATATCGACCATATTGTCAGTTCTTTTAAAAAGTTTGCTGATCTCGTAGGGGAAGACGGTATGATCGTTGCCTACGAAGCAAATCCCTTCGTAAATGGTATTATAAAAGATTTACCCAATGCAGTGACTTTTGGATACAATGAAAACTGCACCTATTATGTAACGGATGTAGCCTTCAATTCTTTTGGAATGCCGCAATTTTACGTGAATCATGAGGGAAATAGACTTTGCACCATTCAGTTGTCCATACCGGGTGAGCACAATATTTTAAATGCGCTCGCTTCTTTTGCGTGCTGTCATTCTCTGGGAGTGGATATTGATGACATTGTGTCTACTTTAGAAAGTTATACTGGAACTCAGCGCAGATTTGATATTATCGGCATCACTTCCGACAATATTCAGATTGTTGATGATTATGCCCATCATCCGACGGAAATTAAAGCGACGCTTGCCGCGGCGCAGAACATTCCCCATAAAGATCTGTGGTGCCTATTCCAGCCCCATACGTATACCAGAACACTTGCCCTGTTTGACGAGTTTGCCGAGTCCTTTGACAAGGCAGATAAAATTGTCATGACTGAGATTTATGCTGCCAGAGAAAAAAATGTATACAAGATCAGTTCCAAGGAACTGGTGAGCGAAATAAAGAGATTACATCCGACAAAGGATGTATACTATTTCAGCGATTTTGATGAAATTGCCAATTTTGTTATTAATAATGCTCAGAGCGGAGATTTGGTCATAACTATGGGAGCGGGAGATATTTATAAGGTCGCGGAAATTATTTTGGAAAAAGACAGAAGGAGATAA
- a CDS encoding UDP-N-acetylglucosamine diphosphorylase: MTMEECLELEKQRLEINKKHLENGVRFVDIRTAYIGSEVKIGAGTVIYPCVTLEGRVIIGVDCVIGQNTRIVDSTIGDCTDIQSSVITESSVGSNTKVGPFAYLRPNSTIGNHCKVGDFVEVKNSSMGDGAKASHLTYIGDSDVGRDVNLGCGVVFVNYDGKNKHRSVIGDGAFIGCNTNLVSPVTVEAGSYIAAGSTVTKNVPKGSLYVARAKERIIEGWVERRGLLEKKNK; the protein is encoded by the coding sequence ATGACAATGGAAGAATGTCTTGAATTGGAAAAGCAAAGATTGGAAATAAATAAAAAACATTTGGAAAATGGAGTAAGATTTGTGGATATAAGGACTGCTTACATAGGATCGGAGGTAAAAATAGGAGCAGGAACTGTAATTTATCCTTGTGTTACACTAGAAGGAAGAGTTATAATCGGAGTTGACTGCGTTATTGGGCAGAATACCAGAATCGTGGATTCTACCATCGGAGACTGTACGGATATTCAGAGTTCGGTTATTACGGAAAGCTCAGTGGGAAGCAATACAAAGGTCGGACCTTTTGCTTATCTCAGACCGAACAGTACGATTGGGAACCATTGCAAGGTAGGTGACTTTGTGGAAGTTAAAAATTCCAGCATGGGCGATGGAGCAAAGGCATCTCACCTCACCTATATCGGGGATTCCGATGTGGGCAGAGACGTAAATCTCGGCTGTGGAGTCGTATTTGTAAATTATGATGGGAAAAATAAACACCGCTCGGTTATTGGGGACGGCGCTTTTATCGGTTGTAACACGAATCTTGTTTCACCGGTAACCGTTGAGGCAGGCTCCTATATAGCAGCGGGCAGTACAGTAACGAAGAATGTTCCGAAGGGTTCCCTTTATGTGGCTCGTGCTAAGGAAAGGATTATCGAAGGCTGGGTAGAACGCAGGGGGCTATTAGAGAAAAAGAATAAATAA
- a CDS encoding ribose-phosphate diphosphokinase, with the protein MKSGAFSDFKIFTGNSHPALAEEVAKIMGKPLGKATVSTFSDGEISVNLWETVRGMDTYIVQPTCNPVNNSLMEVLIMIDAMKRASAGRINAVIPYYGYARQDRKAKARDPITAKLVADLIVAAGADRVVTMDLHAAQIQGYFNIPVDHLVGMPILVKYFQDKNLEDLVIVSPDHGSVTRARNMAQPLNAPIAIVDKRRPEPNKSEIMNIIGDIEGKTAILVDDMIDTAGTITNAANALKGLGAKEVYACATHPILSGPAIERIADSAIKELVLLNTAPIPEEKIIDKIKVLSVAPLFAEAMMRIFTNDSISKLFD; encoded by the coding sequence ATGAAAAGCGGAGCATTTTCAGATTTCAAGATTTTTACGGGCAATTCACATCCGGCACTGGCCGAGGAAGTTGCTAAGATTATGGGAAAACCATTAGGCAAGGCTACGGTGAGTACGTTCAGCGACGGAGAAATATCCGTAAATTTATGGGAAACGGTAAGAGGTATGGATACTTACATTGTTCAGCCGACCTGCAATCCTGTAAACAACAGCCTGATGGAAGTCCTGATCATGATCGATGCGATGAAGAGAGCGTCAGCCGGCAGAATTAATGCGGTTATCCCTTATTATGGTTATGCTCGTCAGGATCGAAAAGCAAAAGCAAGAGATCCTATTACGGCAAAGCTGGTAGCAGATCTGATCGTTGCTGCGGGAGCTGACAGAGTGGTTACAATGGATTTACATGCGGCACAGATCCAGGGATATTTTAATATTCCCGTGGATCATCTGGTAGGGATGCCTATTTTAGTGAAATATTTCCAGGATAAAAATCTGGAGGATCTGGTTATCGTATCTCCGGATCATGGAAGTGTTACGAGAGCAAGAAATATGGCACAACCTTTAAATGCTCCGATTGCCATTGTTGATAAGAGAAGACCTGAACCAAACAAGTCGGAAATTATGAATATCATCGGTGATATTGAAGGCAAAACAGCTATTCTGGTAGACGATATGATCGATACGGCCGGTACGATTACCAATGCTGCAAATGCTTTAAAAGGCCTTGGAGCAAAGGAAGTATACGCATGTGCTACTCATCCGATTCTTTCCGGTCCGGCTATTGAAAGAATTGCAGATTCAGCGATTAAAGAACTGGTTCTCTTAAATACCGCACCAATTCCGGAGGAAAAAATAATCGATAAAATTAAAGTGCTTTCTGTAGCACCGCTGTTTGCGGAAGCTATGATGAGAATTTTTACAAACGATTCAATCAGTAAGCTATTTGATTAA
- the pth gene encoding aminoacyl-tRNA hydrolase — translation MYVIVGLGNPGKKYENTRHNIGFITLDYLADRHGIKITKIKHKALVGEGNISGQKVLLVKPQTYMNLSGNSVREVMEYYKADIEKLLVIYDDIDIPAGSVRIRKKGSAGTHNGMRSVVYDLQSDQFPRIRIGMGNSKYADLKDFVVSGFSKEEKEIFEKAVAHTADAIECFLQFGIDKAMNEYNTKGAVGEEKGNE, via the coding sequence ATGTACGTAATTGTTGGACTTGGAAATCCGGGAAAGAAATATGAGAATACAAGGCACAATATTGGATTTATCACCTTGGATTATCTGGCTGACAGGCATGGAATCAAAATTACAAAGATAAAACATAAGGCTTTGGTCGGAGAAGGAAACATCTCCGGCCAAAAAGTTTTATTGGTCAAGCCGCAGACCTATATGAATTTAAGCGGCAATTCTGTGCGTGAGGTTATGGAATATTATAAAGCGGACATAGAAAAGTTGCTGGTCATCTATGATGATATCGACATACCGGCAGGGAGTGTGCGCATTCGGAAAAAAGGAAGTGCAGGCACTCATAACGGGATGCGTTCGGTGGTATATGATCTGCAGTCCGATCAATTTCCAAGGATAAGAATTGGCATGGGAAACAGTAAATATGCCGACTTAAAAGATTTTGTCGTTTCCGGCTTTTCCAAAGAGGAGAAAGAAATTTTTGAAAAGGCCGTGGCTCATACAGCTGATGCTATAGAGTGTTTTTTACAATTTGGCATAGACAAGGCGATGAATGAATACAATACAAAAGGAGCTGTAGGAGAAGAGAAGGGTAATGAGTGA
- the purR gene encoding pur operon repressor, protein MKRAERVAAIIKILSDTPNKLYSLNYFCTLFGAAKSSISEDLLTAKQTLQSVNLGIIQTISGSGGGVKYIPYISDENCRLLQEELCEKLRDGSRILGGGFLYTSDVMFDANIARQVATVFARKFQDYKAEYIATIETKGIPIATMTAHMLHLPMIIIRRESKISEGSTLSINYFSGSSDRVQKMSVSKRAVVPGSKVLIIDDFMRAGGSVKGIKDILAEFEVEIVGTGIVIASTEPEKKKIQDYCTLLYLGKVDENTKEIEVYSNCQIF, encoded by the coding sequence ATGAAAAGAGCTGAACGCGTAGCAGCCATTATAAAAATTTTATCGGATACTCCAAATAAGCTATACAGCTTAAACTATTTCTGTACTCTTTTCGGAGCGGCAAAATCCAGTATAAGCGAGGACTTGCTAACGGCAAAGCAGACGCTTCAATCCGTGAATCTGGGAATCATACAGACCATATCCGGATCTGGCGGCGGTGTAAAATATATTCCCTATATTTCAGATGAGAATTGCAGACTGCTTCAAGAGGAATTATGCGAAAAGCTCAGAGACGGCAGCAGAATTTTGGGCGGAGGTTTTTTATATACCTCAGATGTGATGTTTGATGCCAATATAGCCAGACAGGTAGCAACCGTTTTTGCCAGAAAATTTCAGGATTACAAAGCCGAATACATCGCAACCATTGAAACAAAAGGTATTCCTATTGCAACCATGACCGCACATATGTTACATCTTCCGATGATCATCATTCGCCGGGAAAGTAAGATATCGGAAGGCTCCACTTTGAGCATTAATTATTTTTCGGGCTCCTCGGATCGGGTGCAGAAAATGTCCGTGTCAAAGCGGGCTGTTGTTCCCGGTTCAAAGGTTTTGATCATAGACGACTTTATGCGTGCCGGCGGCAGTGTAAAGGGCATTAAAGATATCTTGGCAGAATTTGAAGTCGAAATTGTCGGTACCGGAATCGTGATTGCTTCCACAGAACCCGAGAAAAAAAAGATACAGGATTATTGCACATTATTGTATCTGGGCAAAGTGGATGAAAATACCAAGGAAATTGAGGTCTACAGCAATTGTCAGATTTTTTAA